A genomic segment from Triticum dicoccoides isolate Atlit2015 ecotype Zavitan chromosome 1A, WEW_v2.0, whole genome shotgun sequence encodes:
- the LOC119367864 gene encoding translocase of chloroplast 159, chloroplastic-like, producing the protein MATTDARVAPVADERPPAADADEAAAAEGAKSAGAAAAEVGGVGEGEEVRFEGKDRSFTGSEANNGGVVEAEDGGEVEAAVGDGKDASEGAGEEKEEEAAAAKEEEGDRELSVEDVKAALLVQALVAAKSESDNGELGEGDASLPSADALVGDKKPELTDEPEESASLEVKEVGNVALDAELSEEKPEGEKRAEVAAGGEDDGEFDSEKAVTASTTSMEAAEPEDKVAPTAEANGSLGGEAEAPAELVVVGGEEAPEASLENEADVEDKAAKQGPESDASPVVADDGNRADVEDEAAKPEPESDATPVVADNGTVENHANVEDEAAKLDLVNDASPVENHANVEDEAAKPDQVNDASPMVIDNGSLDYQANEKDEVAMPEPESDASPEVIDDIRSESLVKLAPSSVDVPLTESNEKAQNAEDQVVASGTVENVGVEKPTEVESVVAGGDAVILSRELAPEPVKENNDDVDENEPAAEVVSHKEEAGDDEIVVAAVADDQKTVAAADDEDTGGEENEGAQDVTDREVEAVDDEIVLAAADEKDGSGNEGDEDDDEVSFDRSPARVAIIENSEAAKQIMKELGEGSSSGSPVSGLSSSREYTNSMDGQIVLDDSEDDDDDDDNEDDDEKGFDSAALAALLKAATGASPDGNITVSSQDGSRIFSMDRPAGLGSSAPSLRPTAPRQPARSNLFSPSELAVTAEPNDEMTEEEKKLHDKVELIRVKFLRLVYKLGATPEETVAAQVLYRLSLAEGIRHGRQTNRAFSLENARKKALLLEAEGKEDLSFSCNILVLGKIGVGKSATINSIFGEVKSKTDAFGAATTSVREIVGNVDGVKIRIIDTPGLRPNVMDQGANRKILASVKKYTKRCPPDIVLYVDRLDSLSRDLNDLPLLKTITSVLGSSIWFNAIVALTHAASAPPEGLNGAPMTYEVLMAQRSHIIQQSIRQAAGDMRLMNPVALVENHPSCRKNREGQKVLPNGQSWRHQMLLLCYSSKILSEANSLLKLQDPSPGKLFGFRFRSPPLPFLLSSLLQSRAHPKLSPDQGGNEGDSDIDLDEYSDIEQDEDEEEYDQLPPFKPLTKAQLARLTKEQKNAYFDEYDYRVKLLQKKQWKDELRRLKEMKKRGKSDMDAYGYASIAGENDQDPPPENVSVPLPDMVLPPSFDCDNPTYRYRFLEPTSTVLARPVLDAHGWDHDCGYDGVSVEESLALLNKFPGTVAVQVTKDKKEFSIHLDSSISAKHGEDASSLAGFDIQTVGRQLAYILRGETKFKSIKKNKTTGGFSVTFLGDIVATGLKVEDQLSVGKRLALVASTGAMRAQGDTAYGANLEARLKDKDYPIGQSLSTLGLSLMKWRRDLALGANLQSQFSIGRGSKMAVRLGLNNKLSGQITVRTSTSEQVQIALLGLVPVIASIYRSFRPGEPSFAY; encoded by the exons ATGGCGACCACCGACGCCCGAGTCGCGCCCGTGGCCGACGAGCGGCCTCCGGCCGCTGATGCGGACGAGGCTGCGGCGGCGGAGGGGGCCAAGAgtgcaggggcggcggcggcggaggtgggtgGAGTAGGGGAGGGCGAGGAGGTGAGATTTGAGGGAAAAGACCGGAGCTTTACTGGTTCGGAGGCCAACAACGGCGGGGTGGTGGAGGCGGAGGACGGCGGGGAGGTGGAAGCAGCGGTAGGAGATGGGAAAGATGCAAGTGAGGGGGCTGgagaagagaaggaggaggaggcggctgcggccaaggaggaggaaggtGACCGGGAATTGTCGGTGGAAGATGTGAAGGCTGCGTTGTTGGTGCAGGCGCTTGTTGCAGCGAAGTCTGAGTCCGACAATGGTGAATTGGGCGAGGGGGATGCTTCCCTGCCATCCGCTGATGCGCTGGTAGGTGATAAGAAGCCTGAATTGACAGACGAACCAGAGGAAAGTGCCTCTTTGGAGGTGAAGGAAGTGGGCAACGTGGCACTCGATGCTGAATTGTCCGAGGAGAAACCAGAGGGTGAGAAGCGTGCAGAGGTGGCCGCTGGAGGCGAAGATGATGGTGAGTTTGACAGTGAGAAGGCGGTTACGGCGTCCACCACGAGCATGGAGGCGGCGGAGCCGGAGGATAAGGTGGCTCCTACAGCTGAAGCCAATGGCAGTTTGGGTGGTGAGGCTGAAGCGCCTGCTGAGTTGGTGGTGGTGGGAGGTGAAGAAGCTCCAGAAGCATCATTGGAGAATGAGGCTGATGTGGAAGACAAGGCTGCAAAGCAGGGACCTGAAAGCGATGCAAGTCCAGTG GTTGCTGACGATGGTAACCGCGCTGATGTTGAAGACGAGGCGGCAAAGCCCGAGCCGGAGAGCGATGCAACTCCAGTG GTTGCTGATAACGGTACCGTGGAGAACCATGCTAATGTGGAAGACGAGGCTGCAAAGCTTGATCTGGTGAATGATGCAAGCCCAGTGGAGAACCATGCTAATGTGGAAGACGAGGCTGCAAAGCCTGATCAGGTGAATGATGCAAGCCCGATG GTTATTGACAATGGTAGCCTGGATTACCAGGCTAATGAGAAAGATGAGGTTGCAATGCCCGAGCCagaaagcgacgcaagtcctgag GTTATCGATGACATTAGGTCGGAGAGTTTGGTGAAGCTTGCTCCTTCAAGCGTGGATGTTCCGCTTACCGAAAGCAatgagaaggcacaaaatgcagagGACCAGGTGGTTGCTAGTGGAACTGTGGAAAATGTTGGTGTTGAGAAGCCTACAGAGGTTGAGAGTGTTGTTGCTGGTGGTGATGCTGTTATCTTGTCTCGGGAGTTGGCTCCAGAACCAGtcaaggaaaacaatgatgatgtcgATGAGAATGAAcctgctgcagaggtggttagccacAAAGAAGAGGCTGGTGATGATGAGATAGTTGTGGCTGCAGTTGCAGATGATCAGAAAACTGTAGCTGCAGCTGATGACGAAGACACAGGTGGTGAGGAGAATGAAGGTGCACAAGATGTTACTGACCGTGAAGTAGAGGCTGTTGATGATGAGATAGTTTTAGCTGCAGCTGATGAGAAAGATGGGAGTGGTAATGAGGGTGATGAGGACGATGATGAGGTGAGCTTTGACAGGAGTCCTGCACGTGTTGCAATCATAGAGAACTCTGAAGCTGCAAAGCAGATCATGAAGGAGCTTGGTGAAGGATCCTCAAGTGGTAGTCCTGTGTCTGGCTTGAGCAGCTCAAGGGAGTACACTAATAGCATGGATGGACAAATTGTTCTTGATGATTCtgaggacgatgatgatgacgacgataatgaggatgatgatgagaaGGGTTTTGACTCTGCTGCTTTAGCTGCCCTACTAAAAGCGGCTACCGGTGCATCCCCTGATGGGAACATCACAGTTTCTTCGCAAGACGGTTCCAGAATCTTTTCCATGGATAGACCTGCTGGTCTGGGCTCCTCAGCCCCATCTTTGCGGCCAACTGCCCCCCGCCAACCTGCCCGGTCAAACCTCTTCAGCCCCTCTGAGCTGGCAGTGACTGCTGAGCCTAATGACGAGATGACAGAGGAAGAGAAGAAATTGCATGACAAGGTTGAGTTGATTCGTGTAAAGTTTCTGCGCCTTGTCTATAAATTGGGGGCGACCCCTGAAGAGACAGTAGCAGCACAAGTGCTGTACCGTCTGAGCCTTGCTGAGGGTATCCGACATGGAAGGCAGACAAACAGAGCTTTCAGCCTCGAGAATGCACGGAAGAAAGCCTTGCTGCTTGAAGCGGAGGGAAAAGAGGATTTGAGCTTCTCCTGCAACATACTCGTCTTGGGAAAGATTGGAGTTGGCAAAAGTGCAACTATAAATTCTATATTTGGCGAAGTGAAGTCCAAAACTGATGCTTTTGGTGCAGCCACCACCAGCGTGCGTGAAATTGTTGGTAATGTGGATGGTGTCAAGATACGGATCATTGATACACCAGGCCTTCGGCCCAATGTGATGGACCAAGGAGCCAACAGGAAAATTCTCGCATCCGTCAAGAAATATACCAAGAGATGTCCCCCAGATATCGTTCTATATGTGGACCGTCTCGATAGTCTGAGCCGTGATCTTAATGACTTGCCTCTTCTAAAAACCATTACTTCTGTTCTGGGTTCTTCCATATGGTTCAACGCCATTGTTGCTCTCACCCATGCTGCTTCTGCTCCTCCTGAAGGCCTCAACGGTGCCCCTATGACATATGAGGTATTGATGGCACAGCGATCCCACATTATCCAGCAATCCATCAGGCAGGCTGCAGGGGATATGCGTCTGATGAACCCAGTAGCCCTTGTTGAGAACCATCCTTCTTGCCGGAAGAACCGTGAGGGTCAGAAAGTGCTTCCAAATGGCCAAAGTTGGAGGCATCAGATGCTGCTCTTGTGCTACTCATCAAAGATATTATCAGAAGCCAACTCACTTTTGAAGCTTCAGGATCCTTCTCCTGGGAAGCTTTTTGGGTTCCGCTTCCGCTCCCCGCCACTTCCTTTCCTGCTATCCTCCCTGTTGCAGTCAAGAGCTCACCCAAAACTTTCACCTGATCAGGGTGGTAATGAAGGAGATTCTGATATTGATTTGGATGAGTATTCTGATATAgaacaagatgaagatgaagaggaataTGATCAGCTTCCTCCCTTCAAGCCTTTGACCAAAGCGCAGCTTGCAAGGCTCACAAAAGAGCAGAAGAATGCTTATTTTGATGAGTATGATTACAGGGTCAAACTTCTGCAGAAGAAACAGTGGAAGGATGAGCTCCGCAGGTTAAAGGAGATGAAGAAGAGAGGCAAGTCTGATATGGATGCTTATGGCTATGCTAGTATCGCAGGTGAAAATGATCAGGATCCTCCTCCAGAAAATGTTTCAGTTCCCTTGCCTGACATGGTGCTGCCTCCTTCATTTGATTGTGACAATCCGACATACCGTTACCGTTTTCTGGAACCAACCTCTACTGTCCTTGCAAGGCCTGTTCTAGATGCGCATGGGTGGGATCATGACTGTGGCTATGATGGTGTAAGCGTTGAAGAGTCGCTCGCTCTCCTTAACAAATTCCCAGGTACTGTGGCAGTTCAGGTTACCAAGGACAAGAAGGAATTTAGCATCCATTTGGATTCTTCCATCTCAGCAAAGCATGGGGAGGATGCGTCTTCCCTTGCTGGTTTTGACATCCAGACTGTTGGGCGGCAGCTTGCTTATATTCTCCGTGGTGAGACCAAATTCAAGAGCATCAAGAAGAACAAGACCACTGGAGGATTCTCTGTGACTTTCTTGGGTGACATTGTAGCAACTGGGCTGAAGGTCGAGGACCAGCTCTCTGTTGGTAAGAGGCTGGCGTTAGTGGCAAGCACAGGCGCAATGCGAGCTCAAGGGGATACAGCCTATGGAGCCAACCTGGAAGCACGCTTAAAAGACAAAGATTATCCAATTGGTCAGTCCTTGTCAACCTTGGGCCTGTCCCTCATGAAGTGGCGCCGTGACCTTGCCCTGGGGGCTAATCTTCAGTCCCAGTTCTCGATTGGAAGGGGTTCAAAGATGGCTGTTCGCCTTGGGCTCAACAACAAGCTGAGCGGACAGATCACCGTCAGGACAAGCACATCGGAGCAGGTCCAGATCGCGCTACTGGGTCTAGTCCCAGTGATAGCCTCCATCTACAGGAGCTTCCGGCCCGGTGAACCATCGTTTGCTTATTAG
- the LOC119275060 gene encoding BTB/POZ and MATH domain-containing protein 1-like → MNRPAENISVGSCVFQFKVDYERSKQIPVGMAFYSDIVSAGGHLWRVKFFPRGELEADQEYVSIFLEHMSKSRSVEVMFEVFMMGRDSKPCMAHRRRFVQTLEIMEDKDSSDCWGWGQFIQGTILEKGYLTEGHVTFVFSIMTIDDNCVLVPPSDIGTHLGRLLDHADGTDVSFIVDHETFHAHRAVLAARSPVFRAEPMSEATMPSITLHDITPATFKVMLRFIYTDELPLEDELEDSSTEMFQNLLAAADRYALDRLKIVCAQKLWDKVSVDTVATILAWAESYNCQELKNRCIDFFVAE, encoded by the exons A TGAACAGACCAGCGGAGAACATCAGTGTGGGCTCTTGTGTCTTCCAATTCAAAGTAGACTATGAACGAAGCAAGCAGATTCCCGTTGGCATGGCCTTCTATTCCGACATCGTCTCCGCCGGGGGACACCTGTGGAGGGTTAagttcttcccgcgtggggagttAGAGGCCGACCAGGAGTATGTTTCGATCTTCCTGGAGCACATGAGCAAGTCTAGAAGTGTGGAGGTCATGTTTGAGGTCTTTATGATGGGCAGGGACAGCAAGCCATGTATGGCGCACAGACGAAGGTTCGTTCAAACCTTGGAAATCATGGAAGATAAAGACAGCAGCGACTGCTGGGGATGGGGTCAGTTCATCCAGGGAACTATTTTGGAGAAAGGTTACTTAACAGAGGGGCATGTCACATTTGTATTTTCCATCATGACCATCGATGACAACTGTGTTCTTGTCCCTCCTTCAGACATCGGGACCCATCTTGGCCGCCTGCTAGATCACGCTGATGGGACAGATGTGTCATTCATCGTTGACCATGAGACATTCCATGCTCACCGAGCAGTGCTTGCTGCCCGCTCACCAGTCTTTAGAGCAGAGCCCATGTCTGAAGCTACAATGCCATCCATCACGCTGCACGACATCACACCTGCAACATTCAAAGTTATGCTCCGGTTCATATACACAGATGAATTGCCCCTAGAAGACGAGCTTGAGGACTCTTCCACCGAGATGTTCCAGAACCTGCTTGCTGCGGCCGATCGGTATGCACTGGACAGACTGAAGATTGTTTGCGCCCAGAAGTTATGGGATAAAGTGTCGGTAGATACAGTTGCAACTATCTTAGCTTGGGCTGAAAGCTACAATTGCCAGGAGTTGAAGAACAGGTGCATTGACTTCTTTGTGGCGGAGTAA
- the LOC119367876 gene encoding REF/SRPP-like protein OsI_017815, with protein sequence MAQSGNNDAAPISTQPAAEEVTVERTPEEEEARLRYLEFVQQAAAQAVVLAAAAYAYAKQGAGPLRLGVDHVEGTVKAVVGPVYDRYHAVPLDLLKFLDRKVDESVQELDRRVPPVVKEVPTYARSAAAEVQKTGIMGTATGLAKSAIARAEPKARDLYTRYEPVAERKAAEAWAALNRLPLVPSVTRAVLPTAAQLSAKYNSAVLDGAKRGNSVATYLPLVPTERIARVFAYPAADPAPATAPEMQPIPTQ encoded by the exons ATGGCGCAGTCAGGCAACAACGACGCCGCCCCGATCAGCACCCAGCCCGCGGCG GAGGAGGTGACGGTGGAGAGGacgcccgaggaggaggaggccaggctGAGGTACCTCGAGTTCGTGCAgcaggcggcggcgcaggcggTCGTGCTGGCCGCCGCGGCCTACGCCTACGCCAAGCAGGGCGCAGGCCCGCTCCGCCTCGGCGTCGACCACGTCGAGGGGACCGTCAAGGCCGTCGTCGGCCCCGTCTACGACCGCTACCACGCCGTGCCGCTCGACCTCCTCAAGTTCCTCGACCGCAAG GTTGATGAGTCTGTCCAGGAGCTTGATCGTCGTGTCCCACCGGTCGTGAAGGAGGTGCCAACCTATGCCCGCTCTGCAGCAGCTGAGGTGCAGAAGACAGGCATAATGGGCACAGCAACTGGACTGGCCAAGTCGGCCATTGCTCGCGCTGAGCCAAAGGCCCGCGACTTGTATACCCGCTACGAGCCTGTGGCCGAGCGCAAGGCTGCCGAAGCCTGGGCTGCCCTGAACCGCCTCCCGCTCGTCCCCTCAGTGACCCGTGCCGTCCTCCCCACAGCTGCACAGCTCTCAGCCAAGTACAACTCTGCCGTGCTTGATGGTGCTAAGCGTGGCAACTCCGTCGCTACCTACCTCCCGCTTGTCCCAACGGAGCGCATCGCAAGGGTTTTTGCCTACCCGGCAGCTGACCCTGCGCCTGCCACAGCTCCTGAGATGCAGCCCATCCCGACGCAGTAA